GTTTCTAACTTTCATTTCCCCGTTTATAGTCTCCTTGTGGGAGTTACAGCGAGTCAGTGGGATCAAAACCTGAAAAAACAACAGACTTGTTTAAAAGTGTACAAGCAACCGCAGAGGAACATGTCTGTACCACCTTGGACTGCTCCAGGGGCGTCTCTGCGCTCTCCCGGAATACCACACTGAAGGAGATGCCCTTGGGTTCCGAGGTGAAGGTCCAGGTAACGGTGGCGCCGGGCCAGCCTGTACTGATGGGGATGGTGCTGTAGCAGCTGGCCTTGATGAAAAGCTCCTGTGGCGTGTCGCCGAATATTGAGATGTCCTCCAGCGTGAAGGGAAATGCCAACCTAAAGCAGAGGGCATTAACACAATGCATATGTACAATCATGTCAGAATGGTTGAAGAGTCTAGGGATATATGAATTTGCCTCATGGGATTCATTTATGGAGCCATCTATTGTTGTCTGgtgaatgtttttctttacttgCAGCACAATGATACATCTTGTCATTGCTGAATTGTTTCATGCCATGAGATGCATTCAGTGCATAAAATCTGCTAAAACTATTTGGGCTTGTGTTTCACTTCACATGTCTCTCAAGTCTCACTTCCCATTTCAACGTAAATATTAACCAAAACTTCCTTTCCACGTCCAAACACGTGACAGACAGCACGTGAACGAGATACTGCAatgagtcaaaaaaaaaaataaaagtgaaaaatttACATGAGTTCTCCAGACTTGAGCAGGCAGATTTCTGCATCTTGCACAGCACCATCCCTATGGCCCTCTGTGGTGTCTTCTGATGGGACGTCTCCTGTCCTTGTGATGCTGCTGCTTCTGCATAGGATTAGGGGTCAAATAATATGCAGGTGCCCCAATACTTGTGTCCAAATAGTGCATTTGTAGGGCCTTCAAGTTGAAACCGCAATGTCTATAATGCTGTTTTTTAGAGAGCATTTAAAAAGTTGGTATTTAGCAAAAACACTAGAAGTGAACTCAACTGTGATACTTACTCCTGTGCTGCCTCCTGCTGTCTGTGTCCAGGAGTGCAGGCTGTAGAAAAAGCGCCACTAACATAGACTCCACTCACTTCCTCCTCTGTGATAATGTCAAACACACCATCCTCCACCTTGTCATCTGCTCCTGGAGAATACGCACAAAAACTCCAAACATGTCAGAAATGTTCtaatctttgctgttttttatttaaattccaCCACACCTTCTGAAAAGTTAGTCACAGCTCTCAAAGGCTGCAACAGCCGGCTGAAGGCTGAGGCCGGCGTGATGGTCCTGGTGACGTCCTCCTGTAGGGGACGCTCAGCCTCTATGCCGTGCTGATTGCAGCAGTCCCTGCAGCAGAGCTCTTTGGCGCCGCCCTGCTGGTGGCTCCCTGCACTTAGCAGGCAATATTGGCAGAAGGGGAGGCTACAGAATCTGATCAGAAAAAAATAGTCATCAAAAATTAACTGATTGCAATGTCATTCATCAAGCACACCTAGGGGCAGGTAGCTTATTATACTGGAGACAGAAGTAGTTTTTAATAAGCTGTAATGTATAATTTTGTAGCTTGTCATATTAATTTCAGCAAGTAgcactttaaaaataatttttatgttttacaacACCAACACTGCTGCGGTACATTCAAGATGATTATTTTACTTAGTCATGTATGCTGAtgttaaaatatgcaaaaaaaattgtaacagcagagggagattttttttattttaatgttatcataACCGTGTTAAAAAAATTTCTTGTTGCTTGGTtgtttgaaataatttaaaactGTGGTTTTAAATCACCAAATAACAATTgaaattataattaaaaaaaacagtaaataagAACTTTGATCGAGTCTTGTATTGAGGCCGGAAAAATgtagttaattttcatttattgtgtgatgaattaatttattattgtcccaggcctagtgcacacgagacatttttttcctgaacaagaaaacaagaaacctcttttaatcttgcaagatcttgtgacacgagatcatGCGACACCCCAGTACACTGCATACTTAGTTCATGAGTGTatgaattttgacagtgtagtgacATGGGGAAGTCTGACTGAATGTGGTTGTATTGCTAGATGTGGTGCCTATCTGACCTGCAGGTGTATTTGCGGCGCCTCCAGCCGAAGGATGTGTGACAGCTCTGGCAGCAGTGGATGTCCCGTTCCGTGTCTTCATCATGCAGCTTTTTCTCCAACTCCACGGCATCCATTTTCTGCCACAGGTCGTCCATATTCCTGCAGAGAGGACCATTAAGTACATCATCACATGCAGCAATACAGGTGGTTGGCATGCTAATTGTGGCATTACAGCGATGAGAGGCTATCTGTATACCTGATGAGCTTCACAATCCTCTCCTCGACCGCAATGCAGTACAAATGGTCGACTTCGGAAGGCATCCTTGGGTCAAAGTTCTCTTTGTCCAGTGTGAGCATTCTCAGAGTGTTCCTCAGCTCCTGAGAGTCCAGCTGAACCCCCTCCATGTCCTCTTCACATCTAAACTCAAACACAGGTTGATTAGTGACAACAAAAtgggggagggaaaaaaaaaaaaataatgaagatGTCCATGAGGAATGATAAAACACTAAACAAGCATTTCCCCTCGATATACACGATTTTAAAGGCGCTTTAATTTGGACCGCAATGGATGCTTATACAAACAATATTTATCTCACCTTGATAAAGCCATTCTCAGATGGATTAGCACGTCTTTTTGCTGCTGGATAAGATTTTCTGACTGGGCCATCtggatgtttttctccacaagttgctggCGGGATCTTTGTGCCTCAGCCTAGCAACGGTAACATCACAGTGAGATGCTGGTTCTATGCAAATACCTCCTGTATGACCACCACAGTAGGTACACCCATATCTAAAGCAATCTGATTATAATAATGATCAGTGTTAATTAAAATGGCGTAAGAGGTATCATCCATCCTAACATTAAAAGTCCCCTATTAtacaaaagtaacattttaaagaTGTTCTAATGTACGATGTGTGTCAGCTTCTTTGCCGATTTATCGTGCCTGTACTTGAAAAGGCTCAGAAGATCGCAGAGGACGTTTTATCAACtcaactttctttgtttttatttcacatttcaacTTCAAGGATGCAGACCCTGAAATTGGACACAGCTACAGTATTAACACGTCAAGATGCACAATACACTAACCGAAAAACACTAAAAGTTATCAAAGACCTTGATGACGCTTATGAGGTTAATGATGCTACTAAAACATATCTTGATACTAGCATGACAAAAATGGTGCTACTGATACAAAGCTTTAATAACTTTGACGTTCGATATGAATAAGGTATGTGTACAGAAAGTAGTAGTAGATGTAGTTGCTCAGTTAGAAGATAGCTTAAGAGACAGGAGATTGGAgatactacaacttttttttttacatcttatTCACGTACTCCCTATTATAACTGGCGTACCTCAGGGTacgcataccccactttgggaacataGGGTGGTGATTTGATACCAGTCCTCTTTGATTCCTCTCCTTTCCTGTAAATAGCGTGTAAAGCACACTGTACATTTTAACATCTTATGAgtcattgatgtgaaatggGACGGTGTAGGCTTTGGGACATTTCCTGGTTGCATCACATTTGTCAGCCACATTTTAAGGATCCCTGGAGCTTTGTCAGATTGGGACAGCCTTTGCGCACCGCAATGACGTCATGCACCCTACAAATGAGCACTGGAAGGATGCAGACCCCAAAATGGAACACAGCTAAGTGCAACTTCTTAATCTATGTTTTAGATCATAAAACATGTTAGCatcttgctaatacatggaaacaagaaCTGGAAGTCGGCTCTGTCGCTATATGTCATCACCGGTTGACTctatagttctttgctaactaagaCAGTTACACCGCAGGTCTCAAAAGCGTTAACACAAACACGGTTTTATAGttctacaattatagttttacacacaaaacaattctaaatgcatataaatgacaaatgagagggataaacatttaaggtttttttttttttttaccttcactgaagacattaTGACAAAGACACCgtatggcagcgagatcaacatggacactcttcgtgttttgccatacGTTTttcttcaatagtgtttcttcttcttcttaatcAAATGCTGGTACGTTTTATTTGGCTACATTTTTCGTTATTTTGCgtgatcaaaataaaagcagagacTAAAACTAAGAAACACtcctgaatttaagaaataactcatgacaaaacacaaaggtggtgtagATGTTGACTTTGTTGCCACATCgtatctttgtaaattttcatgtcttcaacaaaggtaaaagtaaccataaatgttaatttatccctttcattcatccttTATATGCATTCAtaagcattttgaattgttttctgcatgtaaaactataattatacaGGGGAGCCTGTAGGAGAACCTTTAGggaaagcagtggttctcaaatattttctgttatgcccccaccgggggacagaaatgttttcagactgaaaacaaatgtacagactgaactcgaaactgaaaccagcaaaatgcaacaaaatggaaagcagtgaagcatacaaaaaGGTATTTAAGAGTGAAATTGCATGCTAAGTATGACAAATgaatacatgttggcaggtctgcacaaatattgaaagtcctccctgcctctcaaaAGTACACAACTTCTTGGAGACACTCTGTcggagacaaacacagctcatttgtataaagctacagacacacaaaacggtaTGTTCCCATTGAgtcttactaaaagcacttttaaaatgaagcatCAAGGCTAACACACCTCCAGTACACTACAGTTGCACCTATGATACTTATTTTAAAAACCTGAATAATACTatgtataatatgggacctttaatttACATTAAAAGATCTTCTCACCTCTAAACTCTTTAGCTTCTTCTCCACCTCGACAGCTTTCTCATGCTCGGACATCAGCTGTAACCGCTCGTCCATCAACTCTTCATTCACACtctaaaatgacaacacaaacgcTGATATAGCTAGTCTGTAAGCTATCCCACCACTTTGCAGGTGTCTGTCTGACCTGCAGTTGGCTGCTATGGATGACGGACTGGTTGCTCAGCTCCAGGCGGAGAGCCTCCACCTCCTCGCGGCTTCTGTCCTGCACGGTCTCCATCTCCTCCTGGGCCTTGCTGAGCTCTTCCTGCAGCTTCTGCGTGGTCGCCCACAGCTCCTCCTCACGATGGAGCTTGCTAAGAAGCTGCTGGTTCTCCCGGCGGAGCTGCTCAGTGCGAGCGTCCAACCTCGTCTCCTCCTTGGAGGCCTCGTCCTCCAGCTCTCGCAGCCTCCTAGAGAGGCTCTCCCAGCGCAGGTGAGCCTCCTCCTTCTCGGCTGTGAGCATGCACACGCGAACTCCCAGTTCCGCGGTTTCAGTGTTGGCCCGGTGTAGAGCTTCCCTGGAGTCACTGTTCTCCAGACACATGGCGTCATAGCGCTGCTTGAGCTTGTGAAGCTCCTCTCTCGAGGATGTCACCTCCGCAGCAAGACCCGCCCGAGCCTGGGCCTCACCATCTCGCTCGCGGATCAGCATTTCCTCACGCTCGCGAGAACGCAGAATCTCATCTACGTGCCGCCGGTTGAGTTCCTCCACTTGAGCCTTGAGTTGTTCTGTCAAGACTCTAAGATCCTCTCTGGAGGCCTCAGTCACCTCCTGTAGGGCCTGAGCTTTCATTCTCTCCTCCGTCCCAGAAAGGAGCTGAGCCCTGAGATCCACAACTTCCTCCCTGAGCCGGTGCACCTCCTTCAGGTTGAGCTCGAGTTGAGCCTCAGCAATCACCAGCCTGAAAGGAGCCTCTTTGCTCTCAGATGTCAGATGTTCCTCGTGAAGCTTTAGTGTTTTCTCATTGCTCTCAGCCGCTCCTTTTTCATCGTGCAACTCTAAGGCCCTGCTCTCCAGCACTTCAGCTCGACCCTTCAGAAGATCACATTTTGCCGTCTGCTCTCTGAGCTTCTCCTCCCTTTCTTGGAGCTTCATGAGCAGCTCTGCATGGCTTCTTTGGGACTCTGTGAGGTTCTCATCCAAATTGGACACTGTGACTTTAAGCAAGTTCAGCTCCTCTTGGGCTTCAGCCAGTTGTTCTTTCAAAGAGGACTGAATCTCTCGAAGCTCCCTGTTATCCTGCTGTACGCTCTTCAATTCAGTCCCTGACCGCTCCTTCTCAAGAAGAGCCTTCTGGACAAGCTCCTCCAAATGGCGGTTTTCGTCTAGAAGCTTCTTCTCACGGTCTTCCACACACAGCTCAGCAGCCTCCACCCTTCCCCTGAGATACCTCTCGGAAACTCTCACAGCAGTGAGCTGGTCTAACAAGGCTTCCCTGCTGCGAGTCAGTTCGACAATGCTCTCCTCGCTCTTTTTAACAGCTTGCAGTAGTGTGGCGTTTAACTCCATAAGCTTGCAGTCCTTGGGTTTGTATTTCTCGAGGTTCCCAGTTTGTTCGCAGATGTCGTCTTCAGCAGCTTTAGAAATCAGACTTTCATTCTGGACTTTCAGCTTCTCCAAACGTTCTTCCAAGTGCTTGATCCTCTCTGAGCTGACAGCAAGTTCTCGCTCTCTGTTATTCAGAGTTTTTCGCAGATCCAGCACTTGAACCCCTAGGGTTTCATTCTGGCTATCTCTGACGCTACATCGCCGCTCAATCTCGTCACGTTCCTCCTGCAGCCTCCTCCTCAGTTCCTCCGCTTGCCGTTCTCTGCACTCCAGTGAGGCCTGCAAGTGCTGAAGCTGCGCTCTCAAGTTTCCGCTCTCCTTCTCTTTCAATGTCAAGGCTCCCTGAATGCGACCAACGGCGCCTTGgagctcctccagccgcttgaGGGTGTTCTCGCGCTCGTCTTGGGCCCTGGATTTGACATCGGCCAGCTTCTCCGTGCTGGTTCTCAACTCCTCTTCCCGCAGTTTCAGCTCCTGAGACAGATGCTCTAAATGTCTGGCTCTGTCTTCAGCATCCCTCTTGGCCTCCAGCCTCTCCTCCTTCGCAGTCTTCAGTTTCTCCAGGAGTTCCTGAATCTTCCAGGCCGAATCGCAATagcttgttgtttgttttccctTTTCTTTAAAAGCCTCATCCAGCTTTGACAGacgtttcatgtttttgttctcAGTAGCTGTCAGTCTATTCTGAAGCTCATTGTTTTTACCTTCCCAACATGTCTGATAGTGACTACTAACATCCATGTTTGTCGTAAGCGAGGGGGCTGTGGTCTTCTGAACTTCTACCAACTGGCCATGAAGGTTATTTACGACATCTTTCAGCTGTGCCGCCTCTTTGTCCAGTTCCTCCACCCGTGCCAGAAGCTTGTGCTGCCTTAGCTCGGAATGATCGAGTTTGACGCGGAGATTCTCTGCAAAACTGCGAGGGGAGACTTCTCCCTGTCCTCCAAGTTCACCTAGGTGACTCAAGTCTGGGACTGGGACATCCTGAGCCTGGATGCCAGATGGAACATAAGACCTtcattagggttgggcattgtttgaatttgaacgattctggTTCTGATTCAGATTCCTTATTTCGATTCCGGTTCTTAACGATTCTCCATTCTGATGCTCTTATGAGGCAGTGTCATAAAAGTATGCATGGTTTAATTGAGCGTGCTTACCGGAGTTCTTtctggatgaaatgtctgaacttcccaatgaatttttttttatatgaactTTTAGCAGTATCAACTGTACTATGAATTTTTCACAGGGATATTTTCAACCAATATATAAAtgtcaaaccattcaacttgaatataaaagGTTATGAttcttctttttacaggagtgcactttcacaaaagatgtttacttttgaaaagtagtatactttgtttgctgcctcaatgttggcgtaagctatttttatgacacccttattttgttaccacaaataaacaggatgtagcccaaagcactcttattttgaaggctggaagtgtgttgagaTGGTGTCTTGACTGTTCGTAATAGAGGCGGactgtgcacatgaataaaaatgcctAGCCGTAGCTCGTCAtttatttacaccgaacttccacaAAATCAGTGaacatcctgaaaccctcggttacaCTCATTTCTTGTTTGACATTttcctgattctgactgcttaaaGTTAGACTTAgactgttatttctacaccgtgaatcattttgttgcaaatgttacACTGAGCCGACAcctcttttttatgaagttaagacaaactttttagccgggagactcgatgcccaaccctaacccttctTACAGCTCACATCTAAACAAATACTCCATATTTTAATTAGGACTGTTAAATGATGAAAATatattgactgtattttataaacagaatatacagtatatatatatacacacacattttctttgccgcttctcctcattagggtcgcggggggtatgtatgtgtgtgtgtgtatatatatatatatatatatatatatatatatatatatatatatatatatatatatatatatatatatatatataggtgtTGTTCCCTAGATGAACGGATAGATGTGTTTGTTAATTGGAGATATGTGTATGgtattggaattgcactgctgttgatgtgttcaggtcagaatgaagttataaaagagcgtcagactctgacTATGTGGGGATGTTACACTGCGCCGCCGTCTGcagtcataacagagaggtgtggcttgccataaTGCACATGCAATAATTATAcatttctacaaatttaaattcaatgaattaaataaattagttaccactgttgacgtgttatttttgacagaccTAGTTTTAATGAGTTATACCTGGATCTGGGAATAGCTGCCGACCAGACTACTGGCACTGGAGCAAGTACTGGGAGGCCTCCACCGGAAGGATGATGAGCCAGCCCCTAATGTCCGTCTTCCATGTGAATAAAGGCAGGAAATAAAGTTGACTCATGCCAGATAACCTGACATCAAATaaaacttttcactttcacaacaaaagaggagaataaGGTGTCCAAAGTAAAGCGACACATTTTAACGGCAGCAAGAAAATGAACCGCTGCAGCAAAGTACAGACTGGAGTATAACAATAAAGCATCCAGAGCTATGGcaatgttagcatgtgtgtttacttttttAGTTTCTAGTTGCGCTTGAAACCCCGGTTGACCATGTACAGTTTATTTTTCGTGCTGTCTCTTGAAGTGATAGAAAAGATTTGACGTGTTAGAGTCGCTGGTAATGATTTGTTGCCGGCATGTTTTGCAGATTATCCGCTGTTTGGTCCGTGTTGTTTGGTCCAAACAATGGAACTCCTCTCTTGTTGCAACCAATTCCTCTTCAGGTTTTGTTGGTTTACAAAGTGGTAGTGTTGCTGCCGTTAAATTAGCTGAGCTAACCACAGCCCAGACgttaaaattacaatataaatGTAAAGGGGATTACATCATAtggtagacatttttatgttgcCCTACGATATATATTGCAATATCACACAGCAATACACAGAACTAGTTCAAAGACAAAGAGGTAACGTTCTAGAGTGGTCAAGTCAAAGCCCAATCGAGAAATTGTGGTTGGAATTCAAGAGCTGTTCACGCCTGATCCCGATGCAACCTGACAGTTTGAGCTGTTTTGCAAGAAGGAATGG
This sequence is a window from Dunckerocampus dactyliophorus isolate RoL2022-P2 chromosome 2, RoL_Ddac_1.1, whole genome shotgun sequence. Protein-coding genes within it:
- the LOC129177215 gene encoding FYVE and coiled-coil domain-containing protein 1-like isoform X4; its protein translation is MIRLASRLRTPNVTFYHSDILFLKQTSNAVSSELVFVPRGSGYHVHGLKTSLGKGRAFIRYSLIHQRLADTLQQCLINQKVTSDWYYARSPFLDPCLTSDIINYLYELNQIQFDVAARGYDLDVDWPAFARRTLGAGSSSFRWRPPSTCSSASSLVGSYSQIQAQDVPVPDLSHLGELGGQGEVSPRSFAENLRVKLDHSELRQHKLLARVEELDKEAAQLKDVVNNLHGQLVEVQKTTAPSLTTNMDVSSHYQTCWEGKNNELQNRLTATENKNMKRLSKLDEAFKEKGKQTTSYCDSAWKIQELLEKLKTAKEERLEAKRDAEDRARHLEHLSQELKLREEELRTSTEKLADVKSRAQDERENTLKRLEELQGAVGRIQGALTLKEKESGNLRAQLQHLQASLECRERQAEELRRRLQEERDEIERRCSVRDSQNETLGVQVLDLRKTLNNRERELAVSSERIKHLEERLEKLKVQNESLISKAAEDDICEQTGNLEKYKPKDCKLMELNATLLQAVKKSEESIVELTRSREALLDQLTAVRVSERYLRGRVEAAELCVEDREKKLLDENRHLEELVQKALLEKERSGTELKSVQQDNRELREIQSSLKEQLAEAQEELNLLKVTVSNLDENLTESQRSHAELLMKLQEREEKLREQTAKCDLLKGRAEVLESRALELHDEKGAAESNEKTLKLHEEHLTSESKEAPFRLVIAEAQLELNLKEVHRLREEVVDLRAQLLSGTEERMKAQALQEVTEASREDLRVLTEQLKAQVEELNRRHVDEILRSREREEMLIRERDGEAQARAGLAAEVTSSREELHKLKQRYDAMCLENSDSREALHRANTETAELGVRVCMLTAEKEEAHLRWESLSRRLRELEDEASKEETRLDARTEQLRRENQQLLSKLHREEELWATTQKLQEELSKAQEEMETVQDRSREEVEALRLELSNQSVIHSSQLQSVNEELMDERLQLMSEHEKAVEVEKKLKSLEAEAQRSRQQLVEKNIQMAQSENLIQQQKDVLIHLRMALSRCEEDMEGVQLDSQELRNTLRMLTLDKENFDPRMPSEVDHLYCIAVEERIVKLIRNMDDLWQKMDAVELEKKLHDEDTERDIHCCQSCHTSFGWRRRKYTCRFCSLPFCQYCLLSAGSHQQGGAKELCCRDCCNQHGIEAERPLQEDVTRTITPASAFSRLLQPLRAVTNFSEGADDKVEDGVFDIITEEEVSGVYVSGAFSTACTPGHRQQEAAQESSSITRTGDVPSEDTTEGHRDGAVQDAEICLLKSGELMLAFPFTLEDISIFGDTPQELFIKASCYSTIPISTGWPGATVTWTFTSEPKGISFSVVFRESAETPLEQSKVLIPLTRCNSHKETINGEMKVRNAGEYTLIFDNSFSRFISKRVMYHLALDKPAAACDSSDLL